From one Burkholderia latens genomic stretch:
- a CDS encoding LysR family transcriptional regulator: protein MRLSKIDLNLFVVFDAIYNKRNLTRAAEVLNLTQPAVSNALARLRKTLNDPLFVSTPGGMMPTPLAENIVGRVREALQLLDSSAHEGDVFDPASSERVFRLSMSDLTEALLLPALGELLLAHAPGMHVRSYTMDRREVATALANGSVDIAIDAPLIGDPHLHQALLVRDRYACMIRDDHPFDGDTLTMGDYLSMGHIHVSSRRKGSGHVDAELTRLALRRTIQMRVQHYMVAPLIAMRSDLALTAPLRLLQRYPARILELPFEMPALEYFCYWHRSADQDQGSQWLREQLMMLMGGIGDVR from the coding sequence ATGCGGCTATCCAAGATCGATCTGAACCTGTTCGTCGTGTTCGACGCGATCTACAACAAGCGCAACCTGACGCGCGCGGCGGAGGTGCTGAACCTCACGCAGCCGGCCGTCAGCAACGCGCTGGCGCGGCTGCGCAAGACACTGAACGATCCGCTGTTCGTCAGCACACCGGGCGGGATGATGCCGACGCCGCTGGCCGAGAACATTGTCGGCCGCGTGCGCGAAGCGCTGCAACTGCTCGATTCGAGCGCGCACGAAGGCGACGTGTTCGATCCGGCGTCGTCCGAGCGCGTGTTCCGCTTGAGCATGAGCGACCTGACCGAAGCGCTGCTTCTGCCGGCACTCGGCGAGCTGTTGCTCGCGCACGCACCCGGCATGCACGTGCGCAGCTACACGATGGACCGCCGCGAAGTGGCCACCGCGCTCGCGAACGGCTCCGTCGACATCGCGATCGACGCGCCGCTGATCGGCGATCCGCACCTGCACCAGGCGCTGCTCGTGCGCGACCGCTACGCGTGCATGATCCGCGACGACCATCCGTTCGACGGCGACACGCTGACCATGGGCGACTACCTGTCGATGGGGCACATCCACGTGTCGAGCCGCCGCAAGGGCAGCGGGCATGTCGATGCGGAGCTGACGCGGCTCGCGCTGCGCCGCACGATCCAGATGCGCGTGCAGCATTACATGGTCGCGCCGCTGATCGCGATGCGCAGCGATCTTGCGCTGACCGCGCCGCTCCGGCTGCTGCAGCGCTATCCGGCGCGGATTCTCGAACTGCCGTTCGAGATGCCGGCGCTCGAATATTTCTGCTACTGGCATCGCAGCGCCGATCAGGATCAGGGCAGCCAATGGCTGCGCGAGCAGTTGATGATGCTGATGGGCGGCATCGGCGACGTGCGGTGA
- a CDS encoding J domain-containing protein: protein MTARRGAAVTIAPGHETASLSQAQKTFNTLVKHIEKRRERLGAWEAVTPAFQKKFVDTLLPLERESTALRIKLIQLLDDAFLRKGLSKAEQRTLSDLIADMAGDLLNVSDDPALKAVYDRHRAVEHGGNAAIDAEPAKPAPDADPEPAEDLDSLSPDELAARMQAELDAQFERDMAAHAAREAQRAQRKKAPKQSAAQARIEAERAESNKSIRAIYRKLASALHPDRESDPNEQARKTALMQRVNHAYDNGKLLQLLELQLEIEQIDRRAIDGLSEARLMRYNGILDEQLRELDQELQHVENDFRRTYGIASSTKVAPDTVMRMLARDIAGMQRSNQDLAVALREFEDPDNVRQWVKDMKRRPASSRFDDDAY from the coding sequence ATGACCGCACGTCGCGGTGCCGCGGTCACGATCGCGCCCGGCCACGAGACAGCCAGCCTGTCCCAGGCCCAGAAAACGTTCAACACGCTCGTCAAGCACATCGAAAAGCGGCGCGAGCGGCTCGGCGCGTGGGAAGCGGTAACGCCGGCGTTCCAGAAGAAGTTCGTCGACACGCTGCTGCCGCTCGAACGGGAATCGACGGCGCTGCGGATCAAACTGATCCAGCTGCTTGACGACGCGTTCCTGCGGAAAGGCTTGAGCAAGGCCGAGCAACGCACGCTGTCGGACCTGATCGCCGACATGGCCGGCGACTTGCTGAACGTCAGCGACGACCCGGCGCTAAAGGCCGTCTACGACCGGCATCGCGCGGTCGAGCACGGCGGCAACGCGGCAATCGATGCCGAACCGGCAAAGCCGGCGCCTGACGCGGATCCGGAACCGGCCGAGGATCTCGACTCGCTGTCTCCCGACGAACTCGCCGCGCGGATGCAAGCGGAACTCGACGCGCAGTTCGAACGCGACATGGCCGCCCACGCGGCCCGCGAAGCGCAGCGCGCGCAACGCAAGAAAGCGCCGAAGCAATCGGCGGCACAGGCCCGGATCGAAGCCGAGCGGGCCGAATCGAACAAATCGATCCGCGCGATCTATCGCAAGCTCGCGAGCGCGCTGCATCCCGATCGCGAATCCGATCCGAACGAACAGGCTCGCAAGACCGCGCTGATGCAGCGCGTCAATCACGCTTACGACAACGGCAAACTGCTGCAGCTGCTGGAATTGCAACTGGAGATCGAACAGATCGACCGGCGTGCGATCGACGGCCTCAGCGAAGCCCGACTGATGCGCTACAACGGGATCCTCGACGAACAGCTGCGCGAACTGGATCAGGAGCTTCAGCACGTCGAGAACGATTTCCGGCGCACCTACGGCATCGCTTCATCCACCAAGGTCGCACCCGACACCGTGATGCGGATGCTCGCGCGCGACATCGCCGGCATGCAGCGCAGCAACCAGGATCTGGCCGTCGCGCTGCGAGAATTCGAGGATCCGGACAACGTCCGCCAATGGGTGAAGGACATGAAGCGGCGGCCTGCATCGTCACGCTTCGACGACGACGCGTATTGA
- a CDS encoding DNA polymerase II, which translates to MTEFEQGFILTRHWRDTASGIEIEFWLATEHGPRRVRLRPQEAVAFVPADQQALAEHALAGERDAELRPLALRDFRQRPVVGLYCRRYRHLSGLQKRLSAAGIDVYEADIQPPDRYTMERFITAPVLFRGTASRDGTLVDGELKPATGYRPTLRCVSLDIETSVHGELYSIALEGCGQRQVYMLGPPNGDARRGIDFRLDYCDSRAEILTRLNDWFAEHDPDAVIGWNLVQFDLRILHAHAEQYGVPLKLGRDGSVLECRAHGQQPDHFFAGAAGRLILDGIDMLKSATWTFPSFSLEYVSQSLLGEGKSIDNPYQRMDEIQRRFDHDKPALAHYNLKDCELVTRIFDKADLLSFALERATVTGLAADRTGGSVAAFTHLYLPRMHRLGYVAPNLGDVVGQNSPGGFVMDSRPGLYDSVLVFDYKSLYPSIIRTFLIDPAGLIEGLAHPGDDASVPGFLGARFSRTAHCLPDIVRRVSEGRDEAKRQRNAPLSQALKIIMNSFYGVLGSTGCRFFDPRLASSITMRGHEIMHRTRELIEAQGYEVIYGDTDSTFVWLGREHDDDAAAAKGRALVEHVNRWWRTHLRDRFGLESALELQYERHYRRFLMPTVRGAEEGSKKRYAGLARAANGGDDLVFKGLETVRTDWTPLAQEFQRELYRRVFKREPYQDFIRDYVRRTLAGEYDAQLIYRKRLRRPLSEYQRNVPPHVRAARIADEFNHAHGRPLQYQRGGWISYVITTAGPEPLETMRSPIDYAFYVSRQLQPVADAILPFLRDDFERVISGQGQLF; encoded by the coding sequence TTGACGGAGTTCGAGCAGGGTTTCATTCTCACCCGCCACTGGCGGGACACCGCATCCGGCATCGAGATCGAGTTCTGGCTGGCAACCGAACACGGCCCGCGCCGCGTACGGTTGCGCCCGCAGGAAGCCGTCGCGTTCGTGCCGGCCGACCAGCAGGCGCTCGCCGAACACGCGCTGGCCGGCGAACGCGATGCCGAGTTGCGCCCGCTCGCGCTACGCGACTTCCGGCAGCGCCCCGTCGTCGGACTCTACTGCCGCCGCTATCGCCATCTGTCCGGGCTGCAGAAACGCCTGTCGGCGGCCGGCATCGACGTCTATGAAGCGGACATCCAGCCGCCCGACCGCTACACGATGGAGCGCTTCATCACCGCACCGGTGCTGTTTCGCGGCACGGCGAGCCGCGACGGCACGCTCGTCGACGGCGAACTGAAACCCGCGACCGGCTATCGTCCGACGCTGCGCTGCGTGTCGCTCGACATCGAGACGAGCGTGCACGGCGAGCTCTATTCGATCGCGCTCGAAGGCTGCGGGCAGCGGCAGGTCTACATGCTCGGGCCGCCGAACGGCGACGCGCGGCGCGGGATCGACTTCCGCCTCGACTACTGCGACAGCCGCGCCGAGATCCTTACGCGGCTCAACGACTGGTTCGCGGAACACGATCCCGATGCGGTGATCGGCTGGAACCTCGTACAGTTCGATCTGCGCATCCTGCATGCGCACGCAGAGCAATATGGCGTGCCGCTGAAGCTCGGGCGCGACGGCAGCGTGCTCGAGTGCCGCGCGCACGGCCAGCAGCCCGACCACTTCTTCGCGGGCGCGGCCGGCCGCCTGATCCTCGACGGCATCGACATGCTGAAATCGGCGACGTGGACGTTCCCGTCGTTCAGCCTCGAATACGTGTCGCAGTCGCTGCTCGGCGAAGGCAAGTCGATCGACAATCCGTATCAGCGGATGGACGAGATCCAGCGGCGCTTCGATCACGACAAGCCCGCGCTCGCACACTACAACCTGAAGGACTGCGAACTCGTCACGCGCATCTTCGACAAGGCCGACCTGCTGTCGTTCGCGCTTGAACGCGCGACCGTCACCGGCCTGGCGGCCGATCGGACCGGCGGCTCGGTCGCCGCGTTCACGCACTTGTACCTGCCGCGCATGCATCGGCTCGGGTATGTCGCGCCGAACCTCGGCGACGTCGTCGGACAGAACAGCCCCGGCGGCTTCGTGATGGATTCGCGGCCCGGCCTGTACGACTCGGTGCTCGTGTTCGATTACAAGAGCCTCTATCCGTCGATCATCCGCACGTTCCTGATCGATCCTGCCGGGCTCATCGAAGGGCTCGCGCATCCGGGCGACGATGCGTCCGTGCCCGGCTTTCTTGGCGCGCGCTTCTCGCGCACCGCGCATTGCCTGCCCGACATCGTGCGGCGCGTGTCGGAAGGCCGCGACGAAGCGAAACGGCAACGCAACGCGCCGCTGTCGCAGGCGCTCAAGATCATCATGAACTCGTTCTACGGCGTGCTCGGCTCGACCGGCTGCCGGTTCTTCGATCCGCGCCTTGCGTCGTCGATCACGATGCGCGGCCACGAGATCATGCACCGGACGCGCGAGCTGATCGAGGCGCAGGGTTACGAAGTGATCTACGGCGACACCGATTCGACGTTCGTGTGGCTCGGCCGCGAGCACGACGACGACGCAGCGGCCGCGAAGGGGCGCGCACTCGTCGAACACGTGAATCGCTGGTGGCGCACGCATCTGCGCGATCGCTTCGGGCTCGAAAGCGCGCTCGAACTTCAATACGAACGCCATTACCGCCGCTTCCTGATGCCGACCGTGCGCGGTGCGGAGGAAGGCAGCAAGAAGCGTTACGCCGGCCTCGCTCGCGCGGCGAACGGCGGCGACGATCTCGTATTCAAGGGGCTCGAAACGGTGCGCACCGACTGGACGCCGCTCGCGCAGGAATTTCAGCGCGAGCTGTACCGGCGCGTGTTCAAGCGCGAGCCGTACCAGGATTTCATTCGCGACTACGTGCGGCGCACGCTCGCCGGCGAATACGATGCGCAACTGATCTACCGCAAGCGGCTGCGGCGGCCATTGAGCGAATACCAACGCAACGTGCCGCCACACGTGCGCGCCGCGCGCATCGCGGACGAGTTCAACCACGCGCACGGCCGGCCGCTGCAATATCAGCGCGGCGGCTGGATCAGCTACGTGATCACGACGGCCGGCCCGGAGCCGCTCGAAACGATGCGCTCGCCGATCGACTACGCGTTCTACGTGAGTCGCCAGTTGCAGCCGGTTGCCGACGCGATCCTGCCGTTCCTGCGCGACGACTTCGAACGCGTGATTTCAGGGCAAGGGCAGTTGTTCTGA
- a CDS encoding ATP-binding protein, whose translation MTPDQPLPPVSNHQPAAHDQPLLDRFAEFRFQTVVASITDYAVFMLDPHGNVATWNTGAERIKGYRGDEIIGTHFSRFYPADAVAAGVPAHALEAAAAYGHFQDENWRLRKDGSRFWASVTITAVRDESNELRGFIKITRDMTERKRVEELETATRRLDVFIATLAHELRNQLAPLRHTIGILHSLPPSELGPTLTQCKDIADRQIGQLVRLVDDLLDIGRIKSDKVELKKAPLNVRDIVYRSVQGIQPKVDARGQQIFVRLPPAPVIVNGDDARLVQVLYNLLDNASKYSANGERIEIHVRTEADAAAIDVVDRGIGIVPGAQESIFDLFEQQSGAGRYAAGGLGVGLAICRKFVELHEGSITAHSAGIGKGSSFTVRLPIARQHEGVDSRPAPPIASAAHPLRILIVDDNHEAADTLGILLQIKGHTTRVAYHAREALPLAREFAPHLMLIDLSMPDVTGFELLHELKATGAAPDAMYVALSGHVRSSDRKDTEDAGFHDHFAKPIPIDSLDGLLARVEDDARRRGTL comes from the coding sequence ATGACGCCAGACCAGCCGCTCCCCCCCGTTTCGAATCATCAGCCGGCCGCGCACGACCAGCCGCTGCTCGACCGTTTCGCCGAATTCCGCTTCCAGACGGTCGTCGCCTCGATCACCGACTACGCGGTATTCATGCTCGACCCGCACGGCAACGTCGCGACGTGGAATACCGGTGCGGAACGCATCAAGGGATACCGCGGGGACGAGATCATCGGCACCCATTTTTCGCGCTTCTATCCGGCAGATGCAGTCGCCGCCGGCGTACCCGCGCATGCGCTCGAGGCAGCAGCGGCATACGGCCACTTCCAGGACGAAAACTGGCGCTTGCGCAAGGACGGGTCGCGCTTCTGGGCCAGCGTGACCATCACCGCCGTGCGCGACGAGTCGAACGAGCTGCGCGGTTTCATCAAGATCACGCGGGACATGACGGAGCGCAAGCGCGTCGAGGAACTCGAGACGGCCACGCGACGGCTGGACGTCTTCATCGCGACGCTCGCGCACGAATTGCGCAACCAGCTCGCGCCGCTGCGGCATACGATCGGGATCCTGCACAGCCTGCCGCCGTCCGAACTGGGTCCCACGCTCACGCAATGCAAGGACATCGCCGATCGCCAGATCGGCCAACTGGTGCGGCTCGTCGACGATCTGCTCGACATTGGCCGCATCAAGTCCGACAAGGTCGAACTGAAGAAGGCGCCGCTGAACGTACGCGATATCGTCTATCGCAGCGTGCAGGGCATTCAGCCGAAAGTCGATGCGCGCGGCCAGCAGATTTTCGTGCGGCTGCCGCCGGCGCCCGTGATCGTGAACGGCGACGACGCGCGCCTCGTGCAGGTGCTATACAACCTGCTCGACAACGCGTCGAAGTATTCCGCGAACGGCGAGCGCATCGAAATCCACGTGCGCACCGAGGCAGATGCGGCGGCGATCGATGTGGTCGATCGCGGGATCGGCATCGTGCCCGGCGCGCAGGAGTCGATCTTCGACCTGTTCGAACAACAGAGCGGCGCGGGACGCTACGCGGCCGGCGGGCTCGGCGTGGGCCTCGCGATTTGCCGGAAATTCGTCGAACTGCACGAAGGCAGCATCACGGCGCACAGCGCAGGCATCGGCAAGGGATCGTCGTTTACCGTTCGGCTGCCGATCGCGCGGCAGCACGAAGGTGTGGACTCGAGACCGGCTCCGCCGATTGCTTCGGCAGCGCACCCGTTGCGAATCCTGATCGTCGACGACAATCACGAAGCGGCCGATACGCTCGGCATCCTGCTGCAGATCAAAGGGCACACGACCCGCGTCGCATACCACGCGCGCGAGGCGTTGCCGCTGGCGCGCGAGTTCGCGCCGCACCTGATGCTGATCGATTTGAGCATGCCCGACGTTACCGGGTTCGAGCTGCTGCACGAGTTGAAGGCGACCGGCGCCGCGCCTGATGCGATGTATGTCGCGCTGTCCGGCCACGTGCGTTCGTCGGATCGCAAGGATACCGAAGACGCCGGCTTCCACGATCATTTCGCGAAGCCGATTCCGATCGATTCGCTCGACGGCTTGCTTGCGCGGGTCGAGGACGATGCGCGGCGCCGCGGCACGCTTTGA
- a CDS encoding EAL domain-containing protein, with amino-acid sequence MLRVHPSTGSTCIPMRTTTNTTRGTSTPTPGSKPAFERSGVWPHIVLLVTVVACMLVLVLALIVAERLARQSVARHERVVANDIVVSVNHILDGIRSRHPDELNALVGRPCTAIFRTLAEMGTHLRYLRAVALANDGRVTCSSALGPIDVPLDAYLHAPEPGMTAVALIPQTPFQRQTPVLAAFRATAPRSGVLYLVEGDYVADMLAHGTRFGAETATLTVDGAGGIDQHGGFVPPFGAAPNGGSAIASRTWPFTVSVTSSQSYVSQVTRHYRLTCITIALLVNGLVAVTYLLAMAPRRLLLKAVRNALNRNEFHVVYQPIVDVRTRRTVGVEALLRWQHPKWGSISPAVFVPQVESSAILPKITEFVLRTAVAELTDIAPPMPLRIAINIAPKDLERPRFASIVEDAIRRLPPGFTLVLEVTERIMLEKNARTTALFAALRAAGAKFAIDDFGTHHSNLDMLSRFPFDYVKIDRQFISQLTTGNARLIEGIAALAHHYGLKIIAEGVETEEQHRALHAVGIQYAQGYLYQRPQRAEHLKRDGIAMPV; translated from the coding sequence ATGCTTCGCGTCCATCCATCGACCGGTTCGACCTGCATTCCCATGCGTACAACAACAAATACGACCCGAGGAACCTCCACGCCGACGCCGGGCTCGAAGCCGGCATTCGAGCGCAGCGGCGTGTGGCCGCATATCGTCTTGCTCGTTACCGTGGTCGCCTGCATGCTGGTGCTCGTGCTGGCGCTCATCGTGGCCGAGCGTCTGGCGCGCCAATCGGTTGCACGGCACGAACGGGTTGTAGCAAACGACATCGTCGTCTCCGTCAATCACATCCTCGACGGGATTCGCTCGCGGCATCCGGACGAATTGAATGCGCTGGTCGGCCGACCGTGCACGGCGATCTTCCGCACGCTGGCCGAAATGGGCACGCACCTGCGGTATCTACGCGCGGTCGCGCTCGCCAACGACGGCCGCGTCACGTGTTCGTCGGCGCTCGGGCCGATCGACGTGCCGCTCGACGCATACCTGCACGCTCCGGAGCCGGGAATGACGGCCGTCGCGCTGATTCCGCAAACGCCGTTTCAGCGTCAAACGCCGGTGCTCGCGGCATTTCGCGCGACTGCCCCCCGCTCGGGCGTGCTCTACCTGGTCGAAGGCGACTATGTCGCGGACATGCTCGCGCACGGCACGCGCTTCGGTGCGGAAACGGCCACGCTGACGGTCGACGGCGCGGGCGGCATCGATCAGCATGGCGGGTTCGTGCCGCCGTTCGGCGCGGCGCCGAACGGCGGCAGCGCGATCGCTTCGCGTACGTGGCCGTTTACGGTGTCCGTTACGTCGTCGCAGTCGTACGTATCGCAAGTGACCCGGCACTATCGGCTGACCTGCATCACGATCGCACTGCTGGTGAACGGGCTTGTCGCCGTGACCTACCTGCTCGCGATGGCGCCGCGCCGGCTGCTGCTGAAGGCCGTACGCAATGCACTGAACCGCAACGAATTCCATGTCGTGTATCAGCCGATCGTCGACGTGCGCACGCGACGCACCGTCGGCGTCGAGGCGCTGCTGCGCTGGCAGCACCCGAAATGGGGATCCATCAGCCCGGCCGTGTTCGTCCCGCAGGTCGAATCGAGCGCGATTCTGCCGAAGATCACCGAATTCGTGCTGCGCACGGCCGTCGCGGAGTTGACCGACATCGCACCGCCGATGCCGCTGCGCATCGCGATCAATATCGCGCCGAAGGATCTGGAACGGCCGCGCTTCGCATCGATCGTCGAAGACGCGATTCGCCGGCTTCCGCCAGGCTTCACGCTGGTGCTCGAAGTGACCGAGCGCATCATGCTCGAAAAGAATGCGCGCACCACGGCGCTCTTTGCCGCACTGCGCGCGGCCGGCGCGAAATTCGCGATCGACGACTTCGGCACGCATCACAGCAATCTCGACATGCTGTCGCGCTTTCCGTTCGACTACGTGAAAATCGATCGCCAGTTCATCTCACAGCTGACGACGGGCAACGCGCGGCTCATCGAAGGGATCGCCGCGCTCGCGCACCACTACGGCCTCAAGATCATTGCCGAAGGCGTCGAAACGGAAGAGCAGCACCGCGCGCTGCATGCGGTCGGCATCCAGTATGCGCAGGGCTATCTGTATCAGCGGCCGCAACGCGCGGAACACCTGAAGCGGGACGGCATCGCGATGCCGGTCTGA
- a CDS encoding phosphatase yields the protein MVIEAIVTRLDAAFAQIEATPDSHESRNQRDAIIQWLDSAAEQGYRLGLVTTLPAARLSDMFEGQFGRANLDRFSVVVTDAHQQDSMTRQHPFDVALQALGVPPERAVAVASSEPERREAETFGLSRCVRITDTVRSIASADLH from the coding sequence GTGGTCATTGAAGCCATCGTCACCCGTCTCGATGCCGCATTCGCGCAGATCGAGGCGACACCGGATTCACATGAATCGCGCAATCAGCGCGATGCGATCATCCAGTGGCTCGACAGCGCAGCGGAGCAAGGATATCGGCTCGGCCTCGTCACGACGCTGCCGGCCGCCCGGCTCAGCGACATGTTCGAAGGTCAGTTCGGCCGCGCTAACCTCGACCGCTTCTCGGTCGTCGTGACGGACGCTCATCAGCAGGACTCCATGACAAGGCAGCATCCGTTCGACGTCGCGCTGCAGGCGCTGGGCGTGCCGCCCGAGCGCGCGGTAGCCGTGGCAAGCAGCGAACCCGAGCGTCGCGAAGCGGAGACGTTCGGCCTTTCGCGATGCGTGCGCATCACCGATACGGTGCGCTCGATCGCCTCGGCGGATCTGCACTGA
- a CDS encoding NAD(P)/FAD-dependent oxidoreductase, translating into MDTITPTLATERAARAPRIVIVGGGAGGLQLATRLGDTVGRRGQADVVLVDRYPTHFWKPLLHEAASGHRDPASHTIEYAAQAKRHGFRFVQGALERVDRAARTATIAAVHDADGTEILPQRELGYDDLVLAVGSVTNFFNVPGAARHALPLENLDQAEDFRRKFLAACTKANHAAEQQPARRAAPICINVIGAGATGVELAAALRHAIQQLTTYRFKALVSARDVHIRLIEGGPRILPALDARLSAKMHAQLRTLNVDVLTDTRVAEVGAEAVTTATGKRLPSDITIWAAGVAGPAILRELGDIALNRSNQVIVTDTLQTPDDPHVYAFGDCAACPSADASGFLPPRAQVAHQQAVYLGDALARRLAGKPVARFTFRDAGTVVSLGHAGAVFQGDLGMRSRSLIVDGLAAIGLYKFLYRKHLFSVYGLKRALFQSLSHWLQSRNQPSIKLH; encoded by the coding sequence ATGGACACCATCACGCCTACCCTTGCCACGGAGCGCGCAGCGCGCGCGCCGCGCATCGTGATCGTCGGCGGCGGCGCCGGCGGCCTGCAGCTCGCCACGCGCCTCGGCGACACGGTCGGACGCCGCGGACAAGCCGACGTCGTGCTCGTCGACCGCTATCCGACGCACTTCTGGAAGCCGCTGCTGCATGAAGCCGCATCGGGCCATCGCGACCCGGCATCCCACACGATCGAATACGCTGCGCAGGCGAAGCGCCACGGCTTCCGCTTCGTGCAGGGCGCGTTGGAGCGGGTCGACCGCGCAGCCCGCACGGCGACGATTGCCGCGGTCCATGATGCGGACGGCACGGAGATACTGCCGCAGCGCGAACTCGGCTACGACGATCTCGTGCTGGCCGTCGGCAGCGTGACGAACTTCTTCAACGTGCCGGGCGCCGCGCGCCACGCCTTGCCGCTGGAGAACCTGGATCAGGCGGAGGACTTCCGTCGCAAGTTCCTCGCGGCGTGCACGAAGGCGAACCATGCGGCCGAGCAGCAGCCCGCACGACGCGCCGCACCGATCTGCATCAACGTGATCGGCGCGGGCGCGACGGGCGTCGAACTGGCTGCGGCGCTGCGTCACGCGATCCAGCAGCTGACGACGTATCGCTTCAAGGCGCTCGTATCGGCGCGCGACGTGCACATCCGGCTGATCGAAGGCGGCCCGCGGATTCTGCCGGCGCTCGACGCGCGGCTGTCGGCGAAGATGCACGCGCAATTGCGCACGCTGAACGTCGACGTGCTGACGGATACGCGCGTCGCAGAAGTCGGCGCGGAAGCGGTCACGACGGCAACCGGCAAGCGGCTGCCGAGCGACATCACGATCTGGGCGGCCGGCGTCGCGGGCCCCGCGATCCTGCGGGAACTGGGGGACATCGCGCTCAACCGGTCGAACCAGGTGATCGTGACCGATACGTTGCAAACGCCTGACGATCCGCACGTGTATGCGTTCGGCGACTGCGCCGCATGCCCGTCGGCCGACGCGAGCGGATTCCTGCCGCCGCGCGCGCAGGTCGCGCACCAGCAGGCCGTGTATCTGGGCGATGCGCTCGCGCGCCGCCTCGCCGGCAAGCCCGTCGCGCGCTTCACGTTCCGCGATGCGGGCACCGTCGTGTCGCTCGGCCACGCTGGCGCCGTGTTTCAAGGCGATCTCGGCATGCGTTCCCGCTCGTTGATCGTCGACGGGCTGGCCGCGATCGGCCTGTACAAGTTCCTGTACCGCAAGCATCTGTTCAGCGTGTACGGGCTCAAGCGCGCGCTGTTCCAGTCGCTGAGCCACTGGCTGCAAAGCCGCAACCAGCCGTCGATCAAGCTGCACTGA
- a CDS encoding LysR family transcriptional regulator, translated as MYSLIGKTATFRQLKALDMIARLGSVSRAAEELNLTQPAVSLQVRLLEEAVGAALLQRVGRGVQLTAAGEIVARYAREILHLWSEAGDEVAALTGDLGGTLRIGAITTAEYLIPPLLVKFTATRPHVKTYFKVGNRDDIIRMLATHEIDLAVMGSAPKELRTHAVEFAKHPMVFVAAPGHPLMQRKRVALKDLESAHLLVRERGAGTRSTVESLFKTAGYRFHVGSELSSNEAIKQMAEAGLGVAFLSLHACALELRTGLLGQLPFAGNPIVREWYVITLADRRISQVTGLFRDFLIRQGAPVIDGASVTPHERRRK; from the coding sequence ATGTATTCACTTATAGGAAAGACTGCGACGTTTCGGCAACTGAAGGCGCTGGACATGATCGCGCGGCTGGGCAGCGTGTCGCGTGCCGCCGAGGAGCTGAACCTGACGCAGCCGGCGGTTTCGCTGCAGGTCCGCCTCCTCGAAGAGGCCGTGGGCGCGGCGCTGCTGCAGCGGGTGGGGCGCGGCGTGCAGTTGACCGCCGCCGGCGAAATCGTCGCGCGGTATGCGCGCGAGATCCTCCATCTGTGGAGCGAGGCGGGCGACGAAGTGGCGGCGCTGACCGGCGATCTCGGCGGCACGTTGCGGATCGGTGCGATCACGACGGCCGAGTACCTGATTCCGCCGCTGCTTGTGAAATTCACCGCGACGCGTCCGCACGTGAAGACGTATTTCAAGGTCGGCAATCGCGACGACATCATCCGCATGCTCGCGACGCATGAAATCGATCTCGCGGTGATGGGCAGCGCACCGAAAGAACTGCGCACGCATGCGGTCGAGTTCGCGAAGCATCCGATGGTGTTCGTCGCCGCGCCGGGCCATCCGCTGATGCAGCGCAAGCGCGTCGCGCTGAAGGATCTCGAATCGGCGCATCTGCTCGTGCGCGAGCGCGGCGCCGGCACGCGCTCGACCGTCGAGAGTCTGTTCAAGACGGCCGGCTACCGCTTCCATGTGGGATCCGAACTGTCGAGCAACGAGGCGATCAAGCAGATGGCAGAAGCGGGCCTCGGCGTCGCGTTCCTGTCGTTGCACGCGTGTGCACTCGAACTGCGTACCGGACTGCTTGGCCAGCTGCCGTTTGCCGGCAACCCGATCGTGCGCGAGTGGTACGTGATCACGCTCGCCGACCGGCGCATCTCGCAGGTGACGGGGCTGTTCCGCGATTTTCTGATCAGGCAGGGCGCGCCGGTGATCGACGGCGCATCGGTAACGCCGCACGAGCGGCGTCGGAAGTAG